The Manihot esculenta cultivar AM560-2 chromosome 11, M.esculenta_v8, whole genome shotgun sequence genome includes a region encoding these proteins:
- the LOC122721228 gene encoding heavy metal-associated isoprenylated plant protein 47-like isoform X1, whose translation MLRQKIVIKVTTCCDKGRSKALKTAAIADGVNSVALEGDDKDKLVVIGERVDAACLTRALRKKINYAAIESVEEVKPEEKKQEGDNKKKDEDNTPTPHCCQQPPRCELVSVVYDTNPGTCTIM comes from the exons ATGTTGCGGCAAAAGATAGTGATCAAGGTGACAACTTGTTGCGATAAAGGCCGAAGCAAGGCCTTGAAGACAGCTGCCATTGCAGATG GTGTGAATTCTGTGGCATTGGAGGGAGATGACAAAGATAAGTTGGTGGTGATCGGAGAAAGAGTAGACGCAGCGTGCTTGACCAGAGCACTTCGGAAGAAGATAAACTATGCAGCCATAGAAAGTGTAGAAGAAGTGAAGCCTGAGGAGAAGAAGCAGGAAGGTGACaataaaaagaaagatgaaGATAATACGCCAACTCCACATTGCTGTCAACAACCTCCTCGTTGCGAATTAGTCAGTGTGGTTTATGATACTAATCCAGGAACTTGCACCATCATGTga
- the LOC122721228 gene encoding heavy metal-associated isoprenylated plant protein 47-like isoform X2, protein MKIVIKVTTCCDKGRSKALKTAAIADGVNSVALEGDDKDKLVVIGERVDAACLTRALRKKINYAAIESVEEVKPEEKKQEGDNKKKDEDNTPTPHCCQQPPRCELVSVVYDTNPGTCTIM, encoded by the exons ATGAAG ATAGTGATCAAGGTGACAACTTGTTGCGATAAAGGCCGAAGCAAGGCCTTGAAGACAGCTGCCATTGCAGATG GTGTGAATTCTGTGGCATTGGAGGGAGATGACAAAGATAAGTTGGTGGTGATCGGAGAAAGAGTAGACGCAGCGTGCTTGACCAGAGCACTTCGGAAGAAGATAAACTATGCAGCCATAGAAAGTGTAGAAGAAGTGAAGCCTGAGGAGAAGAAGCAGGAAGGTGACaataaaaagaaagatgaaGATAATACGCCAACTCCACATTGCTGTCAACAACCTCCTCGTTGCGAATTAGTCAGTGTGGTTTATGATACTAATCCAGGAACTTGCACCATCATGTga
- the LOC110607934 gene encoding receptor-like protein 56 → MTLPNSIATAPMTPIDIPLLLTNKEVRTTKSFERLKTLDISWNRFNKSILSSLGALTSLNTLILRDNFMRGSFPVQVHSPSSLGALTSLRATSAELKNLKNLTFLDISYNRFNGTLSFKGLCVLKSLVELHLQGNRLSGPLPECIGNLTNLQFLDLSFNQLSGNIQSIVSELTSLKYLLLSGNEFEGSFSFSALANHSTLEVFILSPGSSRLEVETENPTWFPAFQLKDIQLSNCNLNVRTRAIPSFLRYQNDIRFIDLSHNKLVGTFPTWILQNNSNLGVINLRNNSFTGTFQLPNFKHGLVELDISRNNLTGMLPKEFGLVLPRLEYINMSRNNFGGNVPSSISETPTLSTLDLSYNNFSGELPRSLFANCTMDCALILSNNNFQGNVFPQDMDLRSIRVLDMKNNNFSAMVGADLLNSGSLSSLSFFDISNNKVSGLIPRQVCNLTNLVLLDLSKNRLYGSMPSCFNSSSLLFLFLQKNNLSGPIPHELLRSPNLGALDLKDNNFSGNIPSWIGQFSELHVLSLGGNALQGRIPNQLCELRNANIMDLSSNLLFGSVPACFSNISFGNNILFWMMEVFDITAIVEVEFATKYRYNSYKGDIINSMAGIDLSCNELSGSIPQEIGDLHEIRSLNLSHNHITGSIPVSFSNLRSLESLDLGNNNLSGEIPSELVALTFLETFNVSYNNLSGRVPNGGQFGTFDENNYRGNPGLCGERIHKSCKSDEAPQTPPPSADVEEEDEGGIDMVWFYWSFSGAYVTILLVLAAILRINRILVSKDVGLVEMEEP, encoded by the exons ATGACTTTGCCAAACTCCATCGCCACAGCACCGATGACTCCCATCGATATTCCATTGTTATTGACCAATAAGGAAGTGAGAACAACAAAAA GTTTTGAAAGATTAAAGACGTTAGATATTAGTTGGAATAGATTCAATAAAAGCATATTATCATCATTGGGAGCTCTTACATCACTCAACACTTTAATTCTTAGAGACAATTTCATGAGAGGTTCATTCCCTGTTCAAG TTCATTCCCCTTCATCATTGGGAGCTCTTACATCATTGAGAGCTACTTCTGCAGAATTGAAGAACTTGAAGAATTTAACATTCTTGGATATAAGTTATAACCGTTTCAACGGCACTCTATCCTTTAAAG GATTATGTGTACTGAAAAGTCTCGTTGAGTTGCATCTCCAAGGAAATCGACTTTCTGGCCCTCTTCCAGAATGTATTGGCAACTTGACCAACCTCCAATTTCTTGATCTGTCATTCAATCAGTTGAGTGGCAACATTCAATCTATTGTTTCTGAACTCACCTCCCTCAAGTATTTGCTTCTTTCTGGCAATGAGTTTGAAGGCTCATTCTCATTTAGCGCTTTGGCTAACCACTCAACACTTGAAGTATTTATACTCTCTCCTGGAAGTAGCAGGCTAGAAGTGGAAACAGAAAATCCAACATGGTTTCCTGCATTTCAACTCAAGGACATTCAATTATCAAATTGCAACTTAAATGTGAGAACTAGAGCAATTCCTAGCTTTCTTCGTTACCAGAATGACATACGCTTTATTGATCTTTCTCATAATAAGTTGGTTGGAACATTCCCCACCTGGATCTTACAAAATAATTCCAATTTAGGAGTTATAAATTTGAGGAACAACTCATTCACAGGAACTTTTCAACTGCCCAATTTCAAGCATGGTCTAGTTGAGTTAGATATTTCGAGAAATAATCTCACTGGTATGCTGCCTAAGGAGTTTGGCTTGGTCCTCCCAAGACTAGAATATATAAACATGTCGAGGAATAATTTCGGTGGTAATGTTCCTTCTTCAATCAGTGAGACACCAACACTATCTACTCTGGATTTATCCTATAATAATTTCTCAGGAGAATTGCCAAGAAGTCTGTTCGCAAATTGTACCATGGATTGTGCACTGATTCTATCAAACAACAATTTTCAAGGTAACGTTTTTCCTCAGGATATGGACTTGAGAAGCATAAGGGTATTGGATATGAAAAACAACAACTTCAGTGCGATGGTAGGTGCAGACTTGTTGAATAGTGGCAGCCTATCAAGCCTCAGTTTTTTTGACATATCCAATAACAAGGTATCCGGTCTAATTCCCAGACAAGTATGTAATCTGACCAATCTTGTCCTTTTAGATCTCTCAAAAAATAGGTTGTATGGGTCTATGCCTTCCTGCTTCAATTCTTCATCATTGCTCTTTCTGTTTTTACAAAAGAACAATCTAAGTGGACCCATACCCCATGAGCTTCTCAGAAGTCCTAATTTAGGGGCACTTGATCTGAAGGATAACAATTTTTCTGGAAATATTCCATCTTGGATCGGTCAGTTCTCTGAATTGCATGTGCTTTCATTGGGAGGGAATGCATTACAAGGCCGTATTCCTAATCAGTTGTGTGAATTAAGAAATGCGAATATAATGGATCTTTCAAGCAACTTACTTTTTGGTTCCGTACCTGCATGCTTTAGTAACATTTCTTTTggcaataatatattattttggaTGATGGAAGTATTTGATATTACAGCAATTGTGGAAGTGGAATTTGCAACGAAATATAGATACAACTCCTACAAGGGTGATATTATCAACTCAATGGCAGGAATAGATCTATCGTGCAATGAGTTAAGTGGCAGCATTCCTCAAGAAATTGGAGACCTGCATGAAATTCGATCATTGAATTTGTCTCACAATCATATAACAGGATCTATACCAGTCAGTTTTTCAAATCTAAGGAGTTTAGAGAGCTTAGATCTTGGCAACAATAATTTGAGTGGTGAAATCCCCAGTGAACTAGTTGCGCTGACCTTTTTGGAAACTTTCAATGTTTCATACAACAATTTATCAGGTAGAGTTCCTAATGGAGGGCAATTTGGAACTTTCGATGAAAACAATTACAGAGGTAATCCTGGTCTCTGTGGAGAACGCATTCATAAGAGCTGCAAAAGTGATGAAGCTCCACAAACACCGCCACCATCTGCTGATGTAGAAGAGGAAGATGAAGGGGGTATTGATATGGTGTGGTTCTATTGGAGTTTCAGTGGAGCCTATGTCACAATCCTATTGGTGTTGGCAGCAATCCTCCGCATCAACAG AATTCTGGTTTCTAAGGATGTTGGTCTAGTGGAAATGGAAGAACCTTAG